Proteins from a single region of Amycolatopsis sp. CA-230715:
- a CDS encoding RecB family exonuclease, whose translation MEQIGFEFDVQPRRLSKVSPARLATFDDCPRRYRLAYLERPTPQRTGPWAHSTLGAVVHNALRALFDLPVRKRTPQRAAALVTTHWKDAGFADAAQAAIYRERAQGWVSDYVESNDVEMDPVGLERWVSAPVNPETGEHANPTMIIEGRADRIDQRGRELVIVDYKTGKRAPDEHEARASQALAMYAVAAARTLRLPCHRVELHHLPSGTVAAAEHTADSLRRQLVRAEETAEDVRIATDTLEASGEQDAADPAFPPRPSRRCSWCDFRPSCPAGQQAAPAAKSWDLLAP comes from the coding sequence GTGGAGCAGATCGGGTTCGAGTTCGACGTCCAGCCGCGCAGGCTGAGCAAGGTCAGCCCGGCGAGGCTGGCCACCTTCGACGACTGCCCGCGCCGGTACCGGCTGGCCTACCTCGAACGGCCCACCCCGCAGCGCACCGGGCCGTGGGCGCACAGCACGCTCGGCGCGGTCGTGCACAACGCGTTGCGCGCCCTGTTCGACCTGCCGGTGCGGAAGCGGACGCCGCAGCGGGCCGCCGCGCTCGTCACCACGCACTGGAAGGACGCCGGTTTCGCGGACGCGGCGCAGGCCGCGATCTACCGCGAGCGCGCGCAGGGCTGGGTTTCCGACTACGTCGAGTCGAACGACGTCGAGATGGACCCGGTCGGCCTGGAGCGGTGGGTCTCGGCGCCGGTCAACCCGGAGACCGGGGAGCACGCCAACCCGACGATGATCATCGAAGGCAGGGCGGACCGGATCGACCAGCGCGGTCGCGAGCTGGTCATCGTCGACTACAAGACCGGTAAGCGCGCGCCGGACGAGCACGAGGCGCGCGCGTCGCAGGCGCTCGCGATGTACGCCGTCGCCGCCGCGCGCACCTTGCGCTTGCCGTGCCACCGCGTGGAACTGCACCACCTGCCCAGCGGCACGGTCGCGGCGGCCGAGCACACCGCCGACAGCCTGCGCCGTCAGCTCGTGCGCGCCGAGGAGACCGCCGAGGACGTGCGGATCGCGACCGATACCCTGGAGGCTTCGGGCGAGCAGGACGCCGCAGACCCGGCGTTTCCCCCACGCCCGTCGAGACGGTGCTCGTGGTGCGACTTCCGCCCGAGCTGCCCGGCGGGCCAACAGGCCGCGCCGGCCGCGAAATCGTGGGATTTGCTTGCGCCGTAA
- a CDS encoding MarC family protein: MNIAEFFDAKLFMAATITLIVIMDPPGTVPVFLSLTGRKSPAVRAKAARQAVLVSLLVISLFAVAGQAILSYLGIGIPALQGAGGLLLLLIALDLLTGKGSTDPEVAEDVNIALVPLGTPLLAGPGAIAATIVYVRQADGHAGAYIALGASIVMVHFVLYICLRFSGVVIRVIKESGITLLAKIAGLLLAAIAVQLVANSVRGFIATP; encoded by the coding sequence GTGAACATCGCGGAGTTCTTCGACGCCAAGCTGTTCATGGCGGCCACGATCACGCTGATCGTGATCATGGACCCGCCCGGCACGGTGCCGGTGTTCCTCAGCCTCACCGGGCGCAAGTCGCCCGCGGTGCGCGCGAAGGCGGCGCGGCAGGCCGTGCTGGTGTCGCTGCTGGTGATCAGCCTGTTCGCGGTGGCGGGCCAGGCGATCCTGTCCTACCTCGGCATCGGCATCCCCGCGCTGCAGGGCGCCGGCGGGCTGCTGCTCCTGCTCATCGCGCTCGACCTGCTGACCGGCAAGGGCAGCACCGACCCCGAGGTCGCCGAAGACGTCAACATCGCGCTCGTCCCGCTCGGCACGCCGCTGCTGGCCGGGCCCGGTGCGATCGCGGCGACGATCGTGTACGTCCGGCAGGCCGACGGGCACGCGGGCGCGTACATCGCGCTCGGCGCGTCGATCGTGATGGTGCACTTCGTGCTCTACATCTGCCTGCGCTTCTCCGGCGTGGTGATCCGGGTGATCAAGGAAAGCGGCATCACGCTGCTCGCCAAGATCGCGGGCCTGCTGCTCGCCGCGATCGCGGTGCAGCTGGTGGCGAACTCGGTGCGCGGGTTCATCGCGACGCCCTGA
- a CDS encoding PHP domain-containing protein has protein sequence MRIDLHAHSTASDGTDSPGGLMRAAASAGLDVVAITDHDTTAGWQEAFDALPPGLTVVPGAELSCVSTHDHGYGISVHLLAYLFDPASPRVVAEQQRLRIERRARVRAMATRMAADGLPVDADEIMGLLPEDSPAGRPHLAQALVRAGLVSTVDEAFAEYLGGKRGYYLPREDTPVEDAIEMITEAGGVTVLAHAFAHTRGYTVSAETIAKLAQRGLTGVEVNHPNHDDEAREQMSELARDLDLVRTGSSDYHGTNKTIRIGAETTDPDQFEALVSRASGTRVRTGERP, from the coding sequence CCGACAGTCCCGGCGGGCTGATGCGCGCCGCCGCGAGCGCGGGCCTCGACGTCGTGGCGATCACCGACCACGACACCACCGCGGGCTGGCAGGAGGCGTTCGACGCGCTGCCGCCCGGCCTGACCGTGGTTCCCGGTGCGGAGCTTTCCTGCGTCTCCACGCACGACCACGGCTACGGCATCAGCGTGCACCTGCTGGCGTACCTGTTCGACCCCGCGTCGCCGAGGGTGGTCGCCGAGCAGCAGCGGCTGCGGATCGAACGGCGCGCGCGGGTGCGGGCGATGGCCACGCGCATGGCGGCCGACGGGCTCCCCGTGGACGCCGACGAGATCATGGGCCTGCTGCCGGAGGATTCCCCCGCGGGCAGGCCGCACCTCGCGCAGGCGCTCGTCCGCGCCGGGCTCGTTAGCACCGTCGACGAGGCGTTCGCCGAATACCTCGGCGGGAAGCGCGGCTACTACCTCCCGCGCGAGGACACCCCGGTCGAAGACGCCATCGAGATGATCACCGAAGCGGGTGGTGTCACCGTGCTGGCGCACGCCTTCGCGCACACGCGCGGGTACACGGTCTCGGCGGAGACTATCGCGAAGCTCGCGCAACGCGGCCTCACCGGCGTCGAGGTGAACCACCCGAACCACGACGACGAAGCCCGCGAGCAGATGTCCGAGCTCGCCCGCGACCTCGACCTGGTGCGCACCGGGTCGAGCGACTACCACGGCACGAACAAGACCATCAGGATCGGCGCCGAGACCACCGATCCCGACCAGTTCGAGGCACTCGTCTCGCGCGCCTCGGGCACCCGCGTGCGGACCGGGGAACGGCCGTGA